The segment GAACTCGGCCATCTCGCGGTAGATGGCCTTGCCGGTGGTGACGTAGACCGTCTCCACCGCCGCTATGAAGAAACTGAGCCCGAGCGTGAGCGGTACGAACAGATAGTGATAAAGCGCGGTGACAGCGAACTGCCACCGCGAGAGTTCAACAACCGTACTGTCGATCATGTCCTTGTTCCCAGGTGGACGAAGGTGATCGCATCTCCGGTATCAGAAGCGGTAACCGATGCTCAGGCCGTAGGCCAGCGGATCGATCTTGGCCTTGCCGACCTTGGTGCCGTTTACCTTCACGTCACCGGCGATGCTCATCCAGCGTACATCCGCGGTAGCCAGCCAACGATCGTTGATGCGGAAATCGAGGCCGGCGTGCGCGGCTGCGCCGAAACTGTTTGCGATGCTTACATGCGTACCCTGCAGCGGGCCGACACCGCGGGTCTGGAAGAAATTGGTGTAGTTCAGGCCCACGCCCACGAACGGCGAGACCGTCGCGTCGGGCATGAAGTGGTAGTTCACACCCACCGTCGGCGGCAGGTGCTTGGTGGTCGCGGCGGACACGCCATTGAGGCGGACGGTGTGCTTGAACGGCAGCGCGGCCAGCACGTCGACACCCCAGTTGCGATCGAACATGTATTCGATGCTGAAGGTGGGCTTGGTGTCGCTGTTGATGGTGGCCTTCATCCCGGCCAACGTGCCGTTGTTGGACTTCGGATTGACGGTGTGGACGCCAACCCGGAACACCCACGGCGAGGTATCGGCGGCGTGGGCGGCGGATGCGGCACCCAAGGCGAGGGCCAGGGCGGTCAGGGCAAGAGCGGATGCTTTCATGGGGCGTTCCTTTGTTGTTGTGTCGAAAGACGGATGCATTGTCATCAGCCTGTCGCTTCGCCTTTTGACCGCCGTCAGTTCTTTCGATC is part of the Dyella thiooxydans genome and harbors:
- a CDS encoding OmpW/AlkL family protein → MKASALALTALALALGAASAAHAADTSPWVFRVGVHTVNPKSNNGTLAGMKATINSDTKPTFSIEYMFDRNWGVDVLAALPFKHTVRLNGVSAATTKHLPPTVGVNYHFMPDATVSPFVGVGLNYTNFFQTRGVGPLQGTHVSIANSFGAAAHAGLDFRINDRWLATADVRWMSIAGDVKVNGTKVGKAKIDPLAYGLSIGYRF